In Sphingobacteriaceae bacterium, the following proteins share a genomic window:
- a CDS encoding TspO protein, with protein sequence MNKILKLILCILLPLSIGALSGVATASGVRSWYLTLEKPFFNPPDYLFAPVWTVLYLLMGISFYLVLQSKFSRYKRRAIQIFVLQLILNFLWSFLFFKFHLITAALIDIVLMWLSILLMIFTFYEVDKKAGLLQVPYLLWVTFATLLNASIWMLN encoded by the coding sequence ATGAATAAAATTTTAAAACTTATCCTCTGTATTTTACTGCCCCTGTCAATAGGAGCACTAAGTGGTGTGGCCACTGCCTCTGGCGTGCGCAGCTGGTACCTGACTTTAGAAAAACCTTTTTTTAATCCGCCAGATTATTTATTCGCACCCGTTTGGACTGTCCTCTATCTTCTTATGGGCATATCTTTTTACCTGGTTCTCCAAAGTAAATTCTCGAGGTATAAACGACGTGCCATTCAGATCTTCGTTTTACAATTGATCCTTAATTTTTTATGGAGTTTTTTGTTTTTTAAATTTCATCTCATTACAGCTGCGCTTATCGATATTGTGTTGATGTGGCTCTCTATACTACTAATGATTTTTACTTTTTACGAGGTGGATAAAAAAGCCGGCTTGTTACAAGTACCCTATTTGCTGTGGGTGACTTTCGCGACTTTACTGAATGCGAGTATCTGGATGTTGAATTAA